CGGGGGTACGACCCACCACGGCTGGTCAGCATCCGACGCAGCGTGCGGCTCAGGACCCCGACACCAGACCGAAGGCGGGGGCGCTGCCCTCGGTGCTCCCGGCGGTACCTGCCCCGACGAGCGGTGAGTTCGGGGTGCAGCGCGGCGCCCCCACCGACCCCGGCGTCAGCGCGTTGCGGACCAGGCCGGTGACCCAGCTCAGTGCCGGATCAAGGTCCGGACCGGAGGTGCTGATCTCCCGGCCCAGGGTGCCGATACCGCCCATCGTCGTGCCGCGGCTCGTCGCACCGAGGGTGACGACCTCGGCGGGCACCGGAGCGTCGTCAGTCACCGAGGTCTTCCCGCAGGTTCTCGCGGAAGGTCGCGCCGGAGTAGTCCCGGCGCAACCGACCACGCTCCTGCAGGACCGGCACCACACCGTCGACGAAGGAGTCGAGCCCGGCGGGCAGGGTCGGCGGCATGAGGTTGAAGCCGTCGGCCGCCCCCTCGTCGATCCAGCGCTCCATCTCGTCGGCGATCTGCGCCGGGGTGCCGAGGAAGGTCGCGTGGCCCCCGCCGGCGGCGAGGTAGCCGAGCAGTTCACGGAGGGTGGGCCGGCAGTCCGCACCGCAGCCGGAACCGCGCGTTCCGGCGGTGGCGATGATGTGCAGCACGGTGGCGTAGATCCCGCGGGAACCCTGGACCTCGTCGATGCCCGGCAGGTCGGGCACCGGCGCGTCGAGCTCCCAGTCCGAGACGTCCCGGCCGATGAGCTGCGACAGGCCGCGCAGGGCGTCCTGTTCGGGCAGCAGGGCAGTCAGCTCGCGCTGCCGGGCGTGCGCCTCCTCCTCGGTCGCACCGACATAGGTGACGAGGCCCGGCAGGACGAGGATGTCGTCGGGATTGCGGCCGTAGGCCTCGGCGCGGGCGCGGACGTCGGCGCGGAAGGCCTTGGCCGTGTCGATGTCCCAGGCGACGGTGAAAATGGCGTCCGCGCACCGGGCCGCGAGATCCCGGCCGGGTTCGGAGGCGCCGGCCTGGAACAGGACCGGACGCCCCTGCGGCGACTGCGGGATGTTGAGGGGGCCGTCCACGTCGAACCAGCGGTCATGGTGGCCGATGCGGTGCAGCTTGCCGGGGTCGGCGTAGAGACCGGCACGGTCGGCGACGGTGGCGTCCGCCGGCCAGGAATCCCACAGGTCGTTGAGGGTGCCGATGAACTCCCCGGCGCGGGCGTAGCGGGCGGCGTGGTTCGGCAGCTTGTCCATGCCGTGGTTGCGCGCCTCTTCGTCGGTCTGCGAGGTGACGATGTTGAGGCCGGCGCGGCCACCGGAGATGTGGTCGATGCTGGCGGCGATGCGCGCGGCGTGGAACGGGTCCCAGAAGGTCGAGGAGACGGTGGAGACCAGGCCGAGGTCGGTGGTGGCCCCGGCGAGCGCCGCGAGGGTGGTCAGCGGTTCGAGATACCAGGTGGGGCCGTCGGCGACGCGGCCGAGACCGGCGGACTGGCCGTCGCCGAGGAAGATCGCGTCGAGGCGTCCCCGCTCGGCGGTGCGGGCCAGGTCGCTCCAGTAGCTGATGTCACCCAGCCTGTCGACGGCGGAGTCCGCTGCCCGCCAGGCGGCGGCGTGGTGTCCGCATGCGTAGGCGAAGAGGTTGAGGTGCATGGTGCGCATGCGTCTCAGCCTATATGTTGCCCTGTCCCCACGCCCCGTAGCCTGGGTGCCATGGAGAGTTCCGTGTTGTGGATCGCCGTCCCGGTGGGCGTCATCGTCGGTGCCGTGGCCCTTGTCGTGGTGACATGGCTGCTGGCCAACGTCATGCGCCGGGTGCTGGGTGTGCCGGTGGGCTGGCCCCGGTCGATCATCGTCGCCCTGCTCGTCTCACTCGCCACCGGTGGGCTGGTGTACCTGGCGGTGGACCAGTTCTTCACCGACGAATCCGGACGCCACGTCTCCCCCGGCCCGGCGATCATCCTCGGCGGCATCGCCCTGCTGTGGATGCTGGGCCTCGGCGCCGGGGTACTGACCGTCCTGGAGCTCATCATCCCGACCGGGGCGCTGCCGAACCCGGCGTCCTGGGCGATGGGGCTGCGGGACCGGCGGGCACGCAACCGGCGGTACCGCCAGGTCGTCGCGATCTTCTTCCGGCACGGGCTGACCTCCTCGATCCCCGGGCTCAGCCGGCGTCCCGGCCACCGGCACGGCAGGTCGGGCGACGGGGCCGGCACCTCCGCGGCGTCCGGTGACGACCGTGCCGCGGTGCGGCGGGCGGCGCGGCACTTCCGCGAGGCGCTGGAGGAATCCGGCACGACCTTCGTGAAACTCGGCCAGAACCTGTCGACGCGCGACACGCTGCTGCCGAAGGAGTTCACCGCGGAACTCGGCCGGCTGACGACGAGCGCCTCCCCGGAACCGTGGGAGGACATCCGCGCGGCGATGACCGAATCCCTCGGCGCGGACCCCGAGGACGTCTTCGCCCGGGTCGACCATGAGCCGATGGCCGCGGCCTCGGTCGCGCAGGTCCACCGCGCCCGGCTCGACGACGGGACGCAGGTCGTCCTCAAGGTCCAGCGGCCCGGCACCCGGGAGAAAGTCACCCGGGACACCGACATCCTCATGCGGCTGTGCACCTGGCTGGACCGCAGCACCGACTGGGGCCGTGACATGGGGATCCGCAACATCGCCGCCGCCTTCACCGAGTCGCTCACCGAGGAGCTGGACTACACGGTGGAGGCCGCGAACATGCGGGAGATCAGCGCGGCGGTGCACGCCACGAAGCTGGTGATGCCGCAGGTCTACGACGAGTACTCCTCCGCCCGGCTGCTCGTCATGGACGAACTGGACGGGACGCCGCTGGGGGACGCCGCCGGGGAGCTCGCCGACCTGTCCGCGGAGGACCGCAGGTCCCTCGGCGATGCGCTGATGGTCTCCGTGATGCGCCAGATGATGCAGTACGGGGTGTTCCAGGCCGACCCGCACCAGGGCAACATCCTGCTCATGCGGGACCAGACGTGGCGGGAACAGTGGTCCCGCTCCGTCGGGTCCCTCGAGATCTCCGGCGGTTCCGAGGAGCGGCGTCCGGTCGGACTGGGCATGCTCGACTTCGGCGCGGTCGGCCACCTGGACGCCGCGGACCGGCAGCAGCTCGCCGCGGTCTTCGCCGCCATCGAGCACGGGGACGCCCGCATCCTCACCGATGCCCTGCTGGGCCTCATGGACCGCCCCGAGGATCTCGACGAACGGTCCCTGCAGCGCGCGGTGGGGGCGATGCTCTCCCGCT
This is a stretch of genomic DNA from Corynebacterium nuruki S6-4. It encodes these proteins:
- a CDS encoding LLM class flavin-dependent oxidoreductase; the encoded protein is MRTMHLNLFAYACGHHAAAWRAADSAVDRLGDISYWSDLARTAERGRLDAIFLGDGQSAGLGRVADGPTWYLEPLTTLAALAGATTDLGLVSTVSSTFWDPFHAARIAASIDHISGGRAGLNIVTSQTDEEARNHGMDKLPNHAARYARAGEFIGTLNDLWDSWPADATVADRAGLYADPGKLHRIGHHDRWFDVDGPLNIPQSPQGRPVLFQAGASEPGRDLAARCADAIFTVAWDIDTAKAFRADVRARAEAYGRNPDDILVLPGLVTYVGATEEEAHARQRELTALLPEQDALRGLSQLIGRDVSDWELDAPVPDLPGIDEVQGSRGIYATVLHIIATAGTRGSGCGADCRPTLRELLGYLAAGGGHATFLGTPAQIADEMERWIDEGAADGFNLMPPTLPAGLDSFVDGVVPVLQERGRLRRDYSGATFRENLREDLGD
- a CDS encoding ABC1 kinase family protein, yielding MESSVLWIAVPVGVIVGAVALVVVTWLLANVMRRVLGVPVGWPRSIIVALLVSLATGGLVYLAVDQFFTDESGRHVSPGPAIILGGIALLWMLGLGAGVLTVLELIIPTGALPNPASWAMGLRDRRARNRRYRQVVAIFFRHGLTSSIPGLSRRPGHRHGRSGDGAGTSAASGDDRAAVRRAARHFREALEESGTTFVKLGQNLSTRDTLLPKEFTAELGRLTTSASPEPWEDIRAAMTESLGADPEDVFARVDHEPMAAASVAQVHRARLDDGTQVVLKVQRPGTREKVTRDTDILMRLCTWLDRSTDWGRDMGIRNIAAAFTESLTEELDYTVEAANMREISAAVHATKLVMPQVYDEYSSARLLVMDELDGTPLGDAAGELADLSAEDRRSLGDALMVSVMRQMMQYGVFQADPHQGNILLMRDQTWREQWSRSVGSLEISGGSEERRPVGLGMLDFGAVGHLDAADRQQLAAVFAAIEHGDARILTDALLGLMDRPEDLDERSLQRAVGAMLSRYRGGFAKGEGTALFSGLMSMMNDYRLGVPEAVAAALRCLGELEGTLRLIQPDYPVVETARKEGSALVKEQFHPSSLRDAAEGVLMESLPMVRDLPRQLSGIVGDLKDGRLSVSMRMFRNPSDRSFLTNLLQQFTVAIVAGFCVLGGVVLIAFGTAGPVLTGDLTWHAAMGYVVLFAGFLMSLRTVAMVLFQRRR